Part of the Misgurnus anguillicaudatus chromosome 25, ASM2758022v2, whole genome shotgun sequence genome, TCTATGGTGTTTATTTACAAGAAACTTCAGTTGATTTAACAATCATTGATACACCAGGATATGGAGACACTCGTGGAGCTGAGCGTGATAGAGAGATTGCAGAAAGTTTACTGTGTTTATGTACAACTGAAGGTGTGATGAATCAAATCAATGCAGTGTGTTTTGTGATGAAGGCAGATCAAAATCGACTCACTGACAGACAGCAATACATATTTGATGCTGTTCAGTCTTTATTTGGTAAAGATATTGCTGAAAACATTGTGTTACTCTTCACACACTCAAAAGGGTATCCACCTAAAAATGCCCTGACAGCTGTCAAAGAAGCTAAAGTCAAGTGTGCTGTAGATGAGAAGAAGAATCAGCCGATCTATTTTCTGTTTGACAACTGTCAGGGAGAAACATTTGATGAAGAAGAACAAACAATCCAGGATCAATCATGGGATCTTAGTTATAAAGGAATGACAGAGTTTTTCAAGTTTCTTGACATGACACAACCAAAAACTTTGGAAGAAAAGAAGTCAGTAAGTGTATGTTTTGTAAGTTTTCTTTTCATATCTTTCTCAAGCCTGATTTGGACCTAAAATACATAATGTTTCTAGTCTTTTCCTAACATAACATCTTGTTTTAGTTTCCATCTTTGGTGAAACTCTGCAAACTGTGGATTCAAATGTTTCATCCTCACCTCAACACCCAGATTTAATGTGGATATTTTAAACTAAGAAACCCTGGAATCTACATTACAAAAATAgggggttatttttaacccaacgttgggttaaattaacccaaaatgtttatatttgacccaacgctgggttgaaaataacccctTTATTTTTTGGGGTGTAGTCTAATCTCTAAATCTATACAATACATTTCATTTATTGTCAAATTgagaattaaaggtgcagtgtgtaaatattagtggcatctagtggtgatgttgcaaattgcaaccaacagctcagtccatgACTCACCCCttacttttgaaacgcatagaaaagctacagcagccgccaccagaaaaatttaatcgtctgagacaacttagtaaaaaaagtttgtccgttaagggcttctgtagaaacatggcggcacaaaatggcgacttccatgtaaggggaccctcggtgtatgtagattaaaacgtctcattctaaggtaataaaaacttgacagttaattatgtaaggtctttatacaccacatGATAATATAGTTAAGTATATCatgttgcatttctgtcaagagatcattcaaaaagttacacattgcacctttaagtgtgccttagttaaattaagatgtttaagcatattttataaacatgccttagagaAATACATTACTGGGCCCGTATTCATAAAGATTCTAAGAGTCCTCTCAGAAAACTCTTAATTTAGCTTAAAAACTTTGACGTAGGAGGAGTCTTagctta contains:
- the LOC141362091 gene encoding uncharacterized protein, whose amino-acid sequence is MDELIRKSNLMEDGNPARYRLKSTTDNLNQSKSYRKITFGERDTKKPHKIILMVGETGSGKTTLINTMINYICGVQREDKVWFEITDDQSDRSSVHSQTSDVIIYGVYLQETSVDLTIIDTPGYGDTRGAERDREIAESLLCLCTTEGVMNQINAVCFVMKADQNRLTDRQQYIFDAVQSLFGKDIAENIVLLFTHSKGYPPKNALTAVKEAKVKCAVDEKKNQPIYFLFDNCQGETFDEEEQTIQDQSWDLSYKGMTEFFKFLDMTQPKTLEEKKSFPSLVKLCKLWIQMFHPHLNTQI